The Candidatus Methylomirabilota bacterium sequence GGCAGCGGGCCCGGCAGGCCCGCTCGCTGGCCGAGACCGTGGTCGCGACCGATGCCGAGGAGATCATGCAGGCCTGCCGCGACCTGGGTATTCCCGGCGTCCTCACCTCGGCGGACCACCCCTCGGGCACGGACCGGGTGTGGGAAGTGGCCCAGACGCGGCCGGCCGACGTCTACGTCAACATCCAGGGGGACGAGCCGCTGGTGACGGCCGCCCACGTCGAGCGCCTCGTCGAGCCGTTCCGCATGCGCTCCGACACGCAGGTCAGCACGCTGTGCATCCGGGCCGGCCCGGACGAGGTGCCCAACCCCAACGTCACCAAGGTGGTCCGCGACCCCGAGGGCCGGGCCCTCTACTTCTCGCGCTGCCCGATTCCCTACGATCGCGAGGCCTGCGGCGTCGTCCGGTTCAAGCACATCGGCCTCTACGCGTACCGGCGGACGTCGCTGGAAGCCTTTCACCGGCTGGCCCCGTCGCCCCTGGAGCTGGCCGAGCGCCTCGAGCAGCTTCGCTTTCTCGAGCAGGGCATCCCGATCGTGGTCATGGAAACCGATGAGCCCACGATCGGCGTAGACACCGAAGAGGACCTCCGCGCGGTCGAAGCCGCTTTCGCCGCCCGCCGCTCGTGACCTCCGGCGCCTGGACCATCCTGGCCCTGATCCTGGCCGCCCAGACCGTCACCAGCATCGGCCCGCTCGGCATTCCCGCCATCGCCTCGCTGATCCGCGACGATCTGGGGCTCAGCCTGGCCCAGGCGGGGTCGTTCCTGTCCGCCTACTACCTGGGCCCGGTGGTGATGTCGCTGCCCGCGGGAACGATGGCCGATCAGTGGGGGATCGGCCGGACGCTCATCCTCGGCCAGTTCGTCATCGCGGGCGGGCTGCTCGCGGTCAGCGCGGCCGGCACCTACCCGGCGCTCATTCTGATGTTGATGGCCGCCGGCGTCGGGTACGGCATGCTGAACCCGACGTCCACGAAGGCCGTGCTGGCCTGGTTCCCGCCGGCACAGCGGGCGACGGTGGTCGGGGTCAAGCAGGTCGGCTTGCCGTTCGGCGGCGCCCTCGGCGCCGCCCTGATGCCGGCGCTCGCGCTCGCGATGGGCTGGCGGCCGGCGGTGGCGGCCTCCGCCGGGCTGGTGGCGCTGACGGCCCTCGTCTCGCTGTTCGTCTATCGTGATCCCCCGCACCTGCCCCCGCCGGCGCCCTTCTCCGCCGGCGCCCTGCGCGCCGTCCTCGTCCGAACCGATCTCTGGCTCGTGGCGATCGCCACGCTGGTCTTCGCCGGCATGCAGACGGTGTGGATGGCGTTCCTCGTCCTCTATCTCAAGGACGTGGTCGGGCTCTCGCTGCTCGCGGCCAGCCGCTACCTGGCGCTGGCCCAGATCACGGGCATGCTCGGGCGCATCGTGTTCGGTCTGCTCTCCGACCGCGCCTTCGGGGGGCGTCGGCGCGCGCCGCTCGTGCTGGCCGGGTTCGGCTCGACGGCGTGCTCGCTGGCCATCGCCTTCGCCGGTCCCGGGACCTCGCCGGTGCTGCTGACCCCTCTGGCGCTGGTCTTCGGGTTCGCGGGGATCGGCTGGAACGGCGTGCACCACACGCTCATGGCCGAGCTGGCGGGCTCGCGCGGGGCCGGTACCGCGATCGGCCTGAGCCTGGCCGTCTCGTCGATCGGGGTGACGGTCGCCCCGCCGCTGTTCGGCTGGTGCGTGGAGCGCGCCGGCGGCTATACCGGCCCCTGGATCGGGCTAGCCCTGACGATGGTCGGCGCGGTCGGACTGCTGGGCCTCGTTCGGGAGCGTCCCCGCCTCTCGTAGCTCGACCGTGCGGATGGGGAACGGGATCTCGATCCCTTCCGCCCGGAAGCGGCGCAGGATGCGCTTGCGCAGCTCGTGCTGAGCCAGATACTGGTCCACGAACGTCTGCACCTGGCAGATCAACGTGAACTCCAGGGCGGACTCGCCGAAGCCGGGGATGAACCTGACGAAGGGCGGCGGCTCGGCGAGAAGCCCGGGCACCTCCCCCGCCGCCCGGATCGTTTCCTCCACCAAAAGGCGTTCGACCCGATCGGGATCGCTACGGTAGCTCACCCCCACCTGGATCAGGAGCGACATGCGGGGCTCGGGCAGGTCGTAGTTGGTGATGACCGATTCCGCCACCCGCTTGTTCGGCACGACCACGATGTTGTTGGGCAGCATCCGAACCCGGGTCGAGCGCCACCCCACGTCGACAACGTAGCCCTCGACGTCGGCGATCTTGACGTAGTCGCCGACGCGGATCGGCCGGTCGGCCAGCAGGTGCATGCCGGCGAAGAGGTTCGACAGCGTGTCCTGCAGCGCCAGGGCCACGGCCAGGCCGCCCACCCCGAGCGCCGCCAGAATGGGGGTGATCTCGATGCCGAGCTCGCCCAGGAGGATGAGCGCGCCGATGGCGAACACAGTGGCGCGAGCAGCTGTCCGGGCGAGGCCGGTTGCGGCGACGCCTAGCGCCTTGCCCTCGCCGGCCCGCCCGACCAGCGTCCCCACGATGCCGGCGACGGTGATCGTCAGGGAGATGACGACGCTGATTTCGAGGATCAGGGCGAGCTGCTCGCCGAGCCGGCGCGACAGCTGCTCGAGCTGGCTGGTCACCTCGATGGCGACCCAGAGGCCGAGGACCACGCACCACACCAGGGAGGGAACGCGGACGGCGTCGGCGACGGCGGCCACCGCGCCGTTCGGCCGCGCCCAGCGCCGGGCCAGCGCCAGCAGCGTCCCGCGCGCAGCGAGCCCGGCCAGCGTAGCGACGATGAAGGCGACGCTCGGCCAGAACAGGCGCCACATGCTGGTCATGCTATCGTAGGTGCCGTTATGGGACCGCGAGGTTCGTCGTACGGCTGGGTCGTGGTCGGCGCCGCATCCCTGATCACGTGTGTCGGGATGGGCGCGCTGTTCTCACTCGGCATCTTCCTCAAGCCGATCGAAGAAACCATGGGCTGGAGCCGCACGGGCATCTCGGTGATCGCCCTCCTCAATTGGATCTTCATGGGGGTCGGATCCTTCCTGTGGGGCACCCTCTCCGACCGCTACGGCGGTCGAATCGTCGCGTTCGCCGGCGGCGGCCTGCTGGGGCTCGGGCTCGTGCTGTCGAGCGAGGTGACCGCGCTGTGGCAGCTGCAGGTGACGTTCGGGGTGATGGTCGGCCTCGCCGTGGGCGCATTCTACGCGCCGCTCACCGCCACGGCGACCCGCTGGTTCACGGCGAACCGCGGCCTGGCGGTGGCCCTCGTCTCGGCGGGGATCGGCCTGGGGGTACTGATCATCTCCCCGCTCGCTCGCTGGATCACCAGCATCGCCGACTGGCGCATCGCCATGCTCGTGCTCGGCGATCTGGCCTGGCTGACCATCATCCCGGCCTCCCTGCTCATCCGCGATGCTCCCGCGGCCTGGCGCCGGGGGGCCCCGGACGGAGCGCGGACCCCGGCGGAGCGTCAGTTCTCCCCGTCCGAGGTCGTGCGGGCGCCGCAGTTCTGGGTCATCGCTCTCACGCACTTCGCCTGCTGCGCCGCGCACTCCGGGCCCATCTTCCACATGGTCACGCACGCCATCGATCAGGGCGTGACGGCCATGACCGCGGCGACGGTGCTCAGCGCGTCGGGCCTGGCCTCGGTCGCGGGCCGCATAGGCACGGGAATGCTGGCCGACCGCTTCGGCGCCAAGCGCACGCTGGTGGCCGGTCTCAGCCTGCAAGCCGTGATCGTCTACTTCTACCTCTTCGCCCGCGACGTCGGCACGTTCTACGGCCTGGCCCTCGTCTTCGGGGTGGCCTACGGCGGCGTCATGCCGCTGTACGCGCTGCTCACGCGCGAGTACTTCGGCGAGAAGGTGATGGGTATGGCGTACGGCGGCGTGTTCCTCATCTCCACGCTGGGCATGGGGCTCGGGTCCTTCGCCGGTGGCTGGGTCTTCGACCTGTTCGGCAGCTACGCCTGGCTGTTCATCAGCTCGACCGTGATAGGCGCCGCGGCGGGGCTCCTGGCCCTGACGTTCCGGCCGCCCCGGCCGGTCCCGGCGTTCGCTCCGGCTGGTTGAGCCCACCGCTGCCCTCCGGCTGTTACCCGATCGAGCGCCGCTCCGGTGAGATCGAGCGCCTGCGCATCCAGGCTGCGGCGATGGCCTTCGATGCCACGGTGATGCTCGATCGCATCGGCGTCCGACCCGGGTGGTGCTGCCTCGACCTCGGATGCGGCGCGGGCGGGATCCTGGACCTCCTGGCCGAGCGCGTGGGCCCTGCAGGACTGGCCCTCGGCCTGGACGCCGATCCGGTTCTCCTGGCTGCCGCGCGCCAGGGGCTCGGGGACCGCCCTGGAATGGCCCTCGTGGCCAGCGATGGCTACCGCGCCGCCTTGCGGGCAGAGTCGTTCGATCTCGTGCACGTCCGCTTCGTGGCCAGCACCGCCGGCTTCGTGGAGGACCTGCTGCGTGAAGCCCTCCGCCTGGTGCGGCCCGGGGGCGTGCTGGCCTTCCAGGAGCCCGACACGGAGACGCTCCGGTGTCATCCTCCGCACCCGGCCTGGGATCGGCTGAAGCAGGCCCTGCAGGCCGCGTTCGTCGCCGTGGGCGGCGACACGATGCTTGCCCGGCGGCTCTACGGCCTCCTGCGCCGGGCGGGGCTCGAGGACGTCCAGTACCGCCCCTTCCTGGTCGGCGTGACGAGCG is a genomic window containing:
- a CDS encoding methyltransferase domain-containing protein, with product MSPPLPSGCYPIERRSGEIERLRIQAAAMAFDATVMLDRIGVRPGWCCLDLGCGAGGILDLLAERVGPAGLALGLDADPVLLAAARQGLGDRPGMALVASDGYRAALRAESFDLVHVRFVASTAGFVEDLLREALRLVRPGGVLAFQEPDTETLRCHPPHPAWDRLKQALQAAFVAVGGDTMLARRLYGLLRRAGLEDVQYRPFLVGVTSGQPMTDYLPATVESVRGTLLGKGLIDAAELERALRECRAHLAQPETIFTTYLTAQVWGRKPSPARSSGP
- a CDS encoding MFS transporter: MGPRGSSYGWVVVGAASLITCVGMGALFSLGIFLKPIEETMGWSRTGISVIALLNWIFMGVGSFLWGTLSDRYGGRIVAFAGGGLLGLGLVLSSEVTALWQLQVTFGVMVGLAVGAFYAPLTATATRWFTANRGLAVALVSAGIGLGVLIISPLARWITSIADWRIAMLVLGDLAWLTIIPASLLIRDAPAAWRRGAPDGARTPAERQFSPSEVVRAPQFWVIALTHFACCAAHSGPIFHMVTHAIDQGVTAMTAATVLSASGLASVAGRIGTGMLADRFGAKRTLVAGLSLQAVIVYFYLFARDVGTFYGLALVFGVAYGGVMPLYALLTREYFGEKVMGMAYGGVFLISTLGMGLGSFAGGWVFDLFGSYAWLFISSTVIGAAAGLLALTFRPPRPVPAFAPAG
- the kdsB gene encoding 3-deoxy-manno-octulosonate cytidylyltransferase, producing MRILGVIPARLASTRLPRKVLRQIAGRPMLWHVWQRARQARSLAETVVATDAEEIMQACRDLGIPGVLTSADHPSGTDRVWEVAQTRPADVYVNIQGDEPLVTAAHVERLVEPFRMRSDTQVSTLCIRAGPDEVPNPNVTKVVRDPEGRALYFSRCPIPYDREACGVVRFKHIGLYAYRRTSLEAFHRLAPSPLELAERLEQLRFLEQGIPIVVMETDEPTIGVDTEEDLRAVEAAFAARRS
- a CDS encoding mechanosensitive ion channel family protein, which gives rise to MTSMWRLFWPSVAFIVATLAGLAARGTLLALARRWARPNGAVAAVADAVRVPSLVWCVVLGLWVAIEVTSQLEQLSRRLGEQLALILEISVVISLTITVAGIVGTLVGRAGEGKALGVAATGLARTAARATVFAIGALILLGELGIEITPILAALGVGGLAVALALQDTLSNLFAGMHLLADRPIRVGDYVKIADVEGYVVDVGWRSTRVRMLPNNIVVVPNKRVAESVITNYDLPEPRMSLLIQVGVSYRSDPDRVERLLVEETIRAAGEVPGLLAEPPPFVRFIPGFGESALEFTLICQVQTFVDQYLAQHELRKRILRRFRAEGIEIPFPIRTVELREAGTLPNEAQQSDRADHRQG
- a CDS encoding MFS transporter, with the translated sequence MTSGAWTILALILAAQTVTSIGPLGIPAIASLIRDDLGLSLAQAGSFLSAYYLGPVVMSLPAGTMADQWGIGRTLILGQFVIAGGLLAVSAAGTYPALILMLMAAGVGYGMLNPTSTKAVLAWFPPAQRATVVGVKQVGLPFGGALGAALMPALALAMGWRPAVAASAGLVALTALVSLFVYRDPPHLPPPAPFSAGALRAVLVRTDLWLVAIATLVFAGMQTVWMAFLVLYLKDVVGLSLLAASRYLALAQITGMLGRIVFGLLSDRAFGGRRRAPLVLAGFGSTACSLAIAFAGPGTSPVLLTPLALVFGFAGIGWNGVHHTLMAELAGSRGAGTAIGLSLAVSSIGVTVAPPLFGWCVERAGGYTGPWIGLALTMVGAVGLLGLVRERPRLS